Genomic DNA from Vagococcus luciliae:
TACAAAAAATAATACTTGTTTCAGGATTTTCAACTATCAGTGTGTCCTTAAACTGAGACAATTTTTCATCATCAGCTGCCCATTGATAATACTGAGAAATTCGTTTTTTTTGTTCGCCAGTTTTTTTAATTTCCACATAGACAGGATTTTCCAAATATTTTTTAGATAATCGTTTCACCGCATCTGGCATTGTGGCAGAGAATAGAGCCGTATTTCTTTTTTTAGGTAATCTCGGCATAATTTGATCTAATTGCTCAATAAATCCCATCGCAAACATTTCATCTGCTTCATCTATAATCACTTGGTTAATTTTACTTAAATCAATTGTTTTTTGCATGATATGGTCATACAATCGACCAGGTGTTGCAACTACAATATGAGTTCGTTGTTTTAATTGTTTAACCTGCATTTGAAAAGAACTCTTTCCAAATAAACTCACGACTTTTAATCGCTTATAACGACCTATATTAAATAATTCTTCTTGAATTTGTGTCGCCAATTCTCTAGTTGGCGTTAGAATTAACACTTGTGGGTATCGTTCTTCCCACTCTACTGTATCACAAACAGGAATACCAAAAGCGGCCGTCTTCCCACTACCTGTTTGTGATTGGACCACCGTATCTTTTTTTTCAAGTAACAATGGTACGACTTCTTTTTGCACTTCTGTGGGGGTTGTATAGCCTAAAACATCTAATGCCTCAGTTATCGACTCATCAATACCAAATAGATTAAATTTATTTTTTACCATGTTAACATCCTTCATAAATAAGCCACTTGCCTATTTTCTTTATTTTAGCTTTATCAGTGTAACATGTTTTATCTAAATTACTAGCACTATTAGTTAATTTTCACCATTTTAAAAACATCTAGCAATAAATAACAATGAATAGCTACAGAAATTGGTTTTAATAATATAATCGTTTTAATATAATCTTTTAATGATATCTTTGTAAAACCAGAAGCTAGACACGCTAAATCATCTGGACCAAAAGGCATTAAAAAAGCGATAATAAGCATCCAAACAGTATGCTTATCCCCTACATCAATTAGCCTTTCTAAACGGGGCATATTTTTATCTGATGTGATTGATAAAACAAATTTTCTGCCATATTTACGCACAAGTAAAAATAGTATGATTTCTCCTATTACTAATCCAGCTGAAGCATACAATACACCAAGAACAGGACCAAATGCTAAAATACCAGCTACATCACTCACACCACCAGGGATAATTGGCACAATAGGTTGAATCATTTGAAGGAACATGAACATCATAGGACCAAAAATACCAAAACGATGAACAAATTGTTTCAATATAAGTGGATTTTGAAATAGATTATATTTAAAGGCAAAAAAAGTTGCTACAATTACTACTAATAATCCGACAATAAATATGATTTTATTTAACTTTTTCATTCAATCACCTCTACTCGTTCACTCTTTTCATCTAAACACTAATCAATTATGAATGTTTTAACTAATTTTGTCTAATAAAAAAAATCAACCACATAAGTGATTGATTTTTAAATATTATACAGTTAATCCAATATTGTTTTCTTTCGCTTGTTCCACCATTTTTTGCGCCACATACACATCTAGCACTGCTGAGCCAACTGTTTTGAAAATAGTAATGTCTTCATCATGTTCTCTACCCTGTAACTTACCTAAGCCAAGCTCTCCTAATTCACCAGCATATTTATCTTCTGATAGATAGCCATCTTCTAATGGTTGCATGAAGTCTCCTGCTTCTTGTAACACGCCATCCATTGTATCAAAGATAACTAAGTCAGATTCTTTAATAATTTCTCGTGGAATTTCGCACATATCATGTGTGTATGCTCCCACACCATTGATGTGAGCTCCCTTTTTCACCCACTCACTAGAGAATGTTGGGCGTTTAGATGTTGTTACGCTTGTGATGATGTCAGCACCCTCAACACATTCTTGTGCTGTTTGAGTTGGAATCATTGTAACCTTAAATTTTTCTGCCATTTCTTTTGCAAATGCAGAGGCTCTATCAAAATCAATATCAAAGATACGCACTTCTGTTAAATCTCTTGCTGTCAACATCGCCCATAATTGACTTTCAGCTTGTCCACCAGTGCCAATCAAAGCACCAATTGTTGCATCTTTTCTCGCCAAAAGTTCTGTTGCCGCTCCTTGCACAGCCCCTGTTCTTAATTGTGTTAAGTAAGTTCCATCAAGCATCGCATTCACAATACCTGTTTCTGCATCTAACACAACCATTGTAGCTGGTACACTTGGAATGTTTTTTTCAATATTTTTTGGATAAACCGACACAATCTTGACACCTAACGCATCTTTTCCACTGTCACATTCAACATAACCTGGCATATAAAGACTCTGTCCCTCTGCTTTTGGTACTGGAATATTCGTTCTTAATGGAATAGTTGCTCTACCCTCTGAATAAATTTTTAACGCCTCTAGTGATGCATCCATTGCGGCTCTCATATCAAAACATTTTTCAATATCTTCTTTTTTCAAAAATAACATACTCTTTTCCCCCTTAAGCTGTTTGTGATCCTTTTTTAAGTTGCGCTGCTAACATTGAATATGAGCTATATAAAAGAACAAAGATAACGACCCATTTCAACATGTAAGTATTTAAAGATTTTACTAAAAAGACTGCTACCAATACCCCTAAAACACCAAAGATTGACGTAAATAATGTAATTTTACGGCTATATTCCCCAAATTTAATAAATTGAACACTTCCAATTGGTACTGAGAAGGTACAAGCACCCATCATGATTGGAAATGCGGCGATTGGATCCATTCCTAATAAGTAAACTGTAACCATTGTCAAAGCATATGACCCAATCCCAATATTATTTAAAGCCCCATATACAAATAATAAGAATGCCGCTAAGACTAGTTTACCACCATATAACTCTGTTGCTGTTCCATTTGATTGAATCCAATTAACTTGTCCGGCAAAAATTAAGAATGCTGCAATGATTAATCCTACACCAACGAATTTTTTAATGGTATCTTCTGGTAGTTTCACTACAAATTTTGGTCCAATATAAGCACCGATTACTTGCGCTATAATACAAATCGCTAATGTTTTAATCCCCACATTTACCCCTGAAATATATGATAGAGCCATAGCTGCTACAGGTATAACACATTGTGTGTTTAATGTTCCTGGTAATTTTTTCATATTTACCCAACCTAATTTTGGATAAAGAACGGTCCCTATTGCAAAATCTGAAATACCAAATGTTGATAAGAAAAACATGATAAATGATGTAAACGGCAACCATTTTACATTCGCTTTTTCTTCTTTAAATTCTTCTTTATGACTCATTAAATCTTTCACAAAAGTAAAAGCAAAAAATCCATTGACTAATATAATTAATGTTAATAAAACTGTTCTGACCATGACTATTCCCCCTTAAATATTGAACGCACTTTTTCAAACTCGTGACCATATTTACTACGCAATTCTTGAGGTAATTCTTCAATAATTTTCAATGTATAAGCATCATGTTTGATATATTCTTTTGATAGACTGACCATCGCATTATTTTTTGTCCACGTGACGTCTGTTTGACTTGTTTCTTCTGATAATGTGCCAAACACGACTTCTTTTTCATCTCGAACAATGTTAATCCACCTAGAGCCAAAGTCTTTTAATTTTTCTTCTTCAAACCCATGTTGATAATAATGATTTAGCGGTAAGTCGTAATGATGTTCTGTATCAAATAAAATCACCACGCACTCGTCTAATTGTTTCTCAGCTTCTTGTAATAAAAATAATAGCTCATCACTGATATCCTGTTTCCATATTTGAACCAACAAACTTTTTTTAGAGTGCTTAATTAAATGCTCAACTTTTTCCAAAACATGAGAATACCCTTCAATTTTCCATAATAACTCTTCTTCTTCAGCTTCTTTTATCCCGCCTAATTGCTTATCCAAAATTGCTAAATCTTGTTTAACATCCTTTTCTAAGCGTTCAATAAATTCATCTGAAGATATCGCTCGATACAACTTTGGTTCTGATTTATTTACAATAACTAAATTTTTTTTCAATAACTTTTCTAAAATGTTATACACTTTTGAGCGTGGTACACCAGATTGTTTACTTATTTCATAACCTGTTAACTTATCTTGTTCCAACAGTGTGGTGTACACTAATGTCTCCATCTCAGAAAAATGATATTTTTTCATTATTTGTATTATTGTTTCCATAATTTTTTCAACCTCTTTTTTAGTAGCTACCTTAGTAACTACTATATCACAAAATAACGTTTACACAATCTATTTGTGATATTTTTAACATTAAATAAACCCTTTTTATAAAGTTTTCACAAGATTAAATTTGATTAAAACGCTTATAAAAGAACTTTAATCACAAATATTAAAATAAAAATTTCACGAACAAAAAAACTCAAATCAAATTGATTTGAGTTTTTATTAATTAAACACTAAGATAATATAAGTGCATCATCTGTCAGTGATTGTCCACTATTTTTTTGGAATAAGTCCATTAAATCTTGGACTTTTAACCCTTCTTTTTGCTTTCGATTGATATCAACAACAATTTTCCCTTCATGTAACATCACCAATCGATTGCCATATTTGATAGCATCTTCCATATTATGCGTAATCATTAATGTGGTTAAATGATCTTCGTAAACCATCTTTTCTGTCAACGTTAAAACAGAATGACTCGCTTTAGGATCAAGAGCCGCTGTGTGCTCATCTAATAATAATAATTTAGGTTTTACGATTGTTGACATAAGAAGTGTTAAAGCTTGTCTTTGACCTCCTGAGAGTAATCCCACTTCTTTTTTTAATCTATCTTCTAAACCTAAGTCTAAGCGTGCTAATTGCTTTTTAAATTCTTCCCGTTGAGCATCTGTTACACCTAAAGACAATCCTCGTTTTTTACCTCTAGCATAAGCAATCGATAAATTTTCCTCAATACTAAGTCTTGTGGCAGTCCCCATTCTAGGATCTTGAAACACACGACCAATATGAGCGGCTCTTTTTTCTGTTTTTTGGGAAGTTATGTCAATATCATCCAAAATAATTTCACCTGAATCAACTGAAATATTTCCAGCAATACAGTTAAGCAACGTTGACTTACCTGCACCATTTCCTCCAATAACAGTGACAAAATCCCCCTCATTTAGCATAAGATTCACACCACGTAAAACATGATGCTCATTAACAGTGCCTACTTCAAAACTTTTATGTATATTTTTTAATGTTAAAGTTGGTGTCATAATAATTCCTCCTAATCTTTATAAGTGTTTCTTTTTATTAAATTTGTTCTTAATCAAAGGTGATGATAAACAAATCGTCAACACAATGGCTGAAAACAGTTTTAAATCTGTTGGTGCTACACCTAAATACAAGACAAGAGAAATAATAAATCGATAAATAATTGAACCCAAAATAATTAAAAACAATCGTTTGACAAAACTAACATCTTTAAATAACACTTCACTGATAATCACAGAAGCTAATCCAATGACGATTGTTCCAATCCCCATACTAATATCAGCATACCCATTACTTTGAGCCATTAATGCTCCTGATAATGCAATTAAACCATTAGAAATCATGTATCCTATTATTTTCATATTATCAGTATTAATTCCGTTCGCTTCACTCATGGCGATATTATTCCCTGTTGCATGAATAGCTAACCCAATGGCTGTTCTAAAAAATAAGAATAAAAACAAAATAACAATAAGTGAAGCAATCACTCCAACAACTAATGTGGCAATTTGATTTGTCATTCCTAAATCATTAAAAATACGCATCACGGTTTTTTTTCCAAGTAACGAAACATTCGCTTGGCCCATAATTCTTAAATTCACTGAATACAAACCAGTCATTGTCAAAATACCTGCTAATAGTGCTGGTATTTTTAATTTAGTATGCAATAATCCAGAAACAAGTCCAGCTAATACCCCACCACCTAATCCCATTATTGTTGCAATTAATGGAGAAGTTCCTGACACAATTTGGCTGGCACTTATAGCTGCACCTAATGGAAAACTAGCCTCTGCTGTTAAGTCTGCCACATCTAAAATTCGGTATGTTAAATACACACCAATAGCCATAATCGACCACAAAAAACCTTGAGAAACACTTGAAATTATGATATCCATTACAATTCACTCCGCTTATCTTTATCTTATTTTATCGTTGAAGGGTCAATCCCCAATGCTTTTGCCATATCTTTATTGACTACTAATTCCAAATCAGTGGATGTTTCTACAGCTAAATCAGCCGGTGTCGCGTCCCCTTTTAAAATTTTAACTGCAAGTTTTCCTGTTTGTCGTCCTAATTTTTCATAGTCAATACCATAAGTTGCTAAAGCGCCAACTTTTACATCTTCAGCTGCTCCAGTCACAATAGGCAATTTTTTATTCTTAGCAATCTCTCCAACTGTTGACATCGTATTAGCTAGCGTGTTATCTGTCGGAATATATACGCCATCTACTTCTCCTGCTAGTGCAGTCATTACTTGTTGTACATCATTAGTAGAAGTAACGGTTGATTCTTTTACCTTAACTCCTTTTTTCTCAATTGCTTCCTTTGCTAATTTTGCTTGTATCACTGAATTTTCTTCACTGGAATTGTAAATGATTCCTATTGTTTTAGCATCAGGTACAATTGACAATAAAAGATTTGTTTGTTTGTCTATAGGAACCATATCACTTGTTCCTGTTATATTTTTACCAGGCTTTTCATTACTTTCAACAAGACCTGCTGACACAGCATCCGTCACAGCTGTAAATATGATTGGAATACCCGTTGTTTCAGTGGCAACTGATATAGCTGCTGGTGTTGCAATGGTTAAAATCACATCACTTTTTTCTTTAACTAATTTTTCACTCATGCTTTTCAAGTTAGCTTGATCTCCTTGAGAATTTAAAGAGTCAATGTCTATATTTTTACCTTCTTCATACCCTGCATCTTTTAATTCCGCAATAAATCCTTCACGTGCTTTATCAAGGGATTTATGTTCCATATATTGTAGTATTCCTACTTTTTGTATCCCCTCATTAGAACCATTATCTTTATTACCACATCCTACTAATAATCCAATAGCAGCCAATCCTACTAAACCTTTTAATACATTTTTTTTCATTTTTTCTTCCTCCATTTTTCTTTTTTACAACTTAAGCCAACAAAAAAAGCATTGACTAGATATCATAATCTAAGTCAATGCTTTAAAAAGATACAGTATCGCTATCTTAAAAAAATATTAAAGCCACTTAGATTATCTTAACAATCTATGTGGCGAACGTTGCTCATTAAAATTCCTTAGCCCCATAGATACAAACTTTCCGGTTTGCATCCATGATATACATGTCTACAAACACTATCTAAAGTAGCTAAAGTAAAAATTATTCAGTTGTGTCGGTATAGTTTGCTGTTTTTTATTCATAGCAATGCCTCACAATCTAAATTTGATAAATGTAGTATATCTATTGTTTTCTAATCTGTCAATCATTTTTCTCATTTTCATTTAATTTAATAACAATCTGCTAGAGGTAATTTTACTACTCCTGCAATGATCGAATGAATAAATGCAACTGGTAACATACCAATTAACGACAATATAACACCTAATTCGTAATAGGTAGTTGACCGATTATCTTTTTTAAAAGCCTCTTTAGTTGTGATTCTTGATAAAAATGATCCAATCGGTATTCCAAATGTATTACCCATCAGAATAATCTGTGTTGAGGATAAAATGGCTTCTGACAATGCAATACCATATTCTTTTACTAAATTGTCCCATGACTTAATAGATACCTTTCCGCGATTGTCTGCTACATGTTGAGCAAATAAGATAGCCATTTGTTCATCTAAAGGGACTTCAGTCATCCCACCACCTAACAACTCATTAATTTCGGATTGAGACATGCCTGATTCCAGTGCCATTGTAGTATGCCCATAAGAACAAACAGTACAGCCATTCACCTCTGTAACCGCCAACATAATTCTAGAATTAAAATGTTCTGATAAAACTCCTTTTTTTAATGATCGACGCCAATTTGGGATATTTCTAAAAGCATAATAAAGTCTTTTATAACGCTCACTAAATGATGCTAATTCTTTTTCTATTAACATTTTTACACTCCTAAATACATAATACTTTTATCATAGTTTATATTTATTTTCAAAGATACTTTTTTGCCTAGTCTATTTCTTATCTAGTCCTAGAGAATGAGATAAAAATCAATCTTTGGATTCGTTAATTTTTCGTTATTTTTATCTATACTTAGTAATTGAAGAGAGGATGATTTAACATGACATATTATAAAAAAGGCATAACATTTCTTATTTTAATAGCCATTATAGCCACTCCAATGTATCTTTACCATAAGTACCAGGGCGGTATATATTATTACACCAAAATTACTAAAGAACCATCAAATACTGAAGATGCACTGGATGATAGAGGTATCAAACAAGGGTCTATTTATACTTATAGCCTTTCAAGTGTTGATGACAAAGGAAATGAAAAAGACATAACATTTGATGCTTACAAAGATAAACCATTAAAAGAAAATGCTTATTTAAAAATCAAAGTAAATGATATTAAAGGTGTCCTTAATTGGGAAGAAGTTCAAAAAGAAAATATCCCAATTAAAGCAAAAGAAAAATTAAATTAAAAAGAGTAACCATTCAACTTCGAATTATGAGTTGAATGGTTACTCTTTTTTATTATATTTATTTTTTTCTTAAAATAATGTACTGTTAATCAATTAAGATACCTCTCAATATTTACGTTAGTAGAAAAACAAAAATTTATTTACTTACTTGTGTTTTCTTTATAAATGAACGTGGTATTTTAGATTTGAACACCATTTTCTTTCCAGTAGTGGGATGATTAAATACTAATGTCGTAGCATGCAATCCTAACCGTTTCAATGGATTACTCGTTGCCCCATATTTTTTATCTCCAACAATTGGATGGCCAATACTTTGCATATGAACTCGAATTTGATTTTTTCGTCCAGTTTCAAGTGACACTTCCAACAAACTATAATCATTATTTTGTCGCGTTACTTTATAATGGGTAATCGCTTTTTTCCCCCCATTATCATGTGGACTTGAGTATACTTTAAATGTTTTACTTTCAGTTAGCCAAGAAGTAATCGTGCCATTTTCTTTTTTCACTTTACCTTCGACTAGAGCAGTATAAATTCTTTCTTTAACTGATTCTTTCCAACTATCTTGTAATGCACGCTTAACAGATTCTTTTTTTGCAAACAACATGATGCCTGATGTATCCTTATCTAACCTATGAACGATAAACACTCTATTTTTTGGATGGTCTCTTTTCACATACCCCATTAGTTGATTATGTGCTGTGGGTTCATTTCCTTTATCAGTCGCAACTGATAATAACCCTTCTTCCTTATCAATCACAATAATATCATCATCTTCATAAACAACCGTTAAGCCTATTAACGCTTTTTCTTTCATCAAAGATTCATTACTTTGAATACTAACAACATCACCACTTGTTAATTTATAATTGTGTTTTGTTGTCGGAGTATTATTTACCTCAACTTGCCCTCTAGTTAAAATAGATTTTACCGCATTACGACTTTTATTAATATGTGTCAATAAAAATGGTAACAACTCATCATCTTGTTCGACAGTAAAACGAGTGCTTTGAAAACTTTTAGGTTTTATGTGTTTTGATTTTGTCTTTTTTTTCATTATCTACCTTACTCTTTCCTTATTACATAATATCCTTCATTCATCATCTTACTACAATCAGTAACAAATAAACAAGGTTGACCGTCTTTTTTCATCATCTCTTCTGTATGAAAATTTCACTAGTTTTATCACCACAACAATAGATTCCTAGTATTATCTAATGAACAAAAGAATATTTCATTTCATATTTTATCTCAAAAGTGCGTATAATTTATTCTAATGTTATAATAAACACATCAATGTGAAAGGAATGAGTGACGTGGAAAAATTTTTATTAGGCTCATATACAAGAAGAATCAGTGAAGGGATTTATGAAATCTCATTAGATACAAAAAAGAAAGAACTTGTTCACTTAAATCACTTAATAAAAGAAGACAACCCAACTTATCTAGATGTGTCAAACAAAGGGATTTTATATTCAGTAGCAAAAGAAGAAAATTTAGGTGGTGTGGCTAGTTATAAAACAAAAGGGAATGGAGAGTATACTTTAATCAATCGTGTCATGGTAGAAGGAGCTCCTCCTTGCTATGTCGCTGTTGATAACAAGCGACAAGTGGTCTACGGAGCAAACTATCATCAAGGAATTTTATATTCTTATACTATTGATGAAAACGGGGCTGTCTCACTTGCTGATAAAATCCAAGATACTGGTAACGGTCCCCATGAAAATCAAGACGGCCCTCATGTCCATTATGCCGATTTAACACCTGATAACCGATTAGTAGTCTGCGATTTAGGAAACGATACAGTTTACACCTATGATGTTGATAACAATGGAAAATTAACCGAAATTGCTAAATTTATTGCTAGTCCCGGTACTGGACCTCGCCATCTTGTATTCCATCCAAACAAATCAATTGCCTATTTATTTGGCGAACTATCAAGTGATGTTATTGTCTTGGATTATGATCCATCAACTGGTAGTTTTAAAAGTCTACAAACTATCTCAACTCTACCCGAAACACATACTGACTTTAACAGTGGCGCTGCTATTCGTATCTCAAAAGATGGAAAATTCTTATACGCATCTAATAGAGGGCACAATTCACTTGTGGTTTACGAAGTATCAAAGGATGGTAAAACTTTGAATACGTTACAATGGATTTCTGTTGAAGGAGATTTTCCACGTGACTTTAACCTATCAAAGAATGACGACTTTATTATCGTAGCAAATCAAAATTCAGATAACTTAACTCTATTTGAAAGAAACAAAGAAACTGGCTTACTGACTCTTTTACAAAAAGATGTCTTTGCTCCAGAAGTAGTGTGTGTAAAAAACAAATAAATAAAAGATGAGGTTATTCTGTTCATTGAACAACCTCATCTTTTTTATTCTTTAATTAATTTCAATTTTCCCTTACCAACTACATACATTGATCCACCAAATAGTATACTTGCAATAAACCACACACATATATTGAACCATTTTAATTCAATGGGATCGTTTAGTATAAGTGGAAATAAAAATTCCATCCAAGCAAACATAAAAATCCCCCAATTCATACCAGATAAAATAGCACCTTTTTTAATTTTATTTAATTCTTTTTTATAAGTTTCTT
This window encodes:
- a CDS encoding DEAD/DEAH box helicase, whose amino-acid sequence is MVKNKFNLFGIDESITEALDVLGYTTPTEVQKEVVPLLLEKKDTVVQSQTGSGKTAAFGIPVCDTVEWEERYPQVLILTPTRELATQIQEELFNIGRYKRLKVVSLFGKSSFQMQVKQLKQRTHIVVATPGRLYDHIMQKTIDLSKINQVIIDEADEMFAMGFIEQLDQIMPRLPKKRNTALFSATMPDAVKRLSKKYLENPVYVEIKKTGEQKKRISQYYQWAADDEKLSQFKDTLIVENPETSIIFCNTKIMVEELTKQLKLLGVNCEMLHGGMEQRDRTRVIKDYKRGYIHCLVATDVAARGIDVSDIKLVVNYDIPDKVETYTHRIGRTARFEKSGKAISFINSKDKSSFKAILAKEGDSLEEMRRPNREQVKEMKRPFLDRQLESPKLRKEKGLSFNEDIMKIHINAGKKQKMRAGDIVGALCQIDGMTADDIGVIDLLDISTFVDILNGKGDLVLKTLQTKPIKGRLRKVNKSNVTKYEQDLQKYQR
- a CDS encoding TVP38/TMEM64 family protein, translating into MKKLNKIIFIVGLLVVIVATFFAFKYNLFQNPLILKQFVHRFGIFGPMMFMFLQMIQPIVPIIPGGVSDVAGILAFGPVLGVLYASAGLVIGEIILFLLVRKYGRKFVLSITSDKNMPRLERLIDVGDKHTVWMLIIAFLMPFGPDDLACLASGFTKISLKDYIKTIILLKPISVAIHCYLLLDVFKMVKIN
- a CDS encoding ornithine cyclodeaminase family protein, whose translation is MLFLKKEDIEKCFDMRAAMDASLEALKIYSEGRATIPLRTNIPVPKAEGQSLYMPGYVECDSGKDALGVKIVSVYPKNIEKNIPSVPATMVVLDAETGIVNAMLDGTYLTQLRTGAVQGAATELLARKDATIGALIGTGGQAESQLWAMLTARDLTEVRIFDIDFDRASAFAKEMAEKFKVTMIPTQTAQECVEGADIITSVTTSKRPTFSSEWVKKGAHINGVGAYTHDMCEIPREIIKESDLVIFDTMDGVLQEAGDFMQPLEDGYLSEDKYAGELGELGLGKLQGREHDEDITIFKTVGSAVLDVYVAQKMVEQAKENNIGLTV
- a CDS encoding sulfite exporter TauE/SafE family protein, with translation MVRTVLLTLIILVNGFFAFTFVKDLMSHKEEFKEEKANVKWLPFTSFIMFFLSTFGISDFAIGTVLYPKLGWVNMKKLPGTLNTQCVIPVAAMALSYISGVNVGIKTLAICIIAQVIGAYIGPKFVVKLPEDTIKKFVGVGLIIAAFLIFAGQVNWIQSNGTATELYGGKLVLAAFLLFVYGALNNIGIGSYALTMVTVYLLGMDPIAAFPIMMGACTFSVPIGSVQFIKFGEYSRKITLFTSIFGVLGVLVAVFLVKSLNTYMLKWVVIFVLLYSSYSMLAAQLKKGSQTA
- a CDS encoding TrmB family transcriptional regulator — translated: METIIQIMKKYHFSEMETLVYTTLLEQDKLTGYEISKQSGVPRSKVYNILEKLLKKNLVIVNKSEPKLYRAISSDEFIERLEKDVKQDLAILDKQLGGIKEAEEEELLWKIEGYSHVLEKVEHLIKHSKKSLLVQIWKQDISDELLFLLQEAEKQLDECVVILFDTEHHYDLPLNHYYQHGFEEEKLKDFGSRWINIVRDEKEVVFGTLSEETSQTDVTWTKNNAMVSLSKEYIKHDAYTLKIIEELPQELRSKYGHEFEKVRSIFKGE
- a CDS encoding ABC transporter ATP-binding protein; this translates as MTPTLTLKNIHKSFEVGTVNEHHVLRGVNLMLNEGDFVTVIGGNGAGKSTLLNCIAGNISVDSGEIILDDIDITSQKTEKRAAHIGRVFQDPRMGTATRLSIEENLSIAYARGKKRGLSLGVTDAQREEFKKQLARLDLGLEDRLKKEVGLLSGGQRQALTLLMSTIVKPKLLLLDEHTAALDPKASHSVLTLTEKMVYEDHLTTLMITHNMEDAIKYGNRLVMLHEGKIVVDINRKQKEGLKVQDLMDLFQKNSGQSLTDDALILS
- a CDS encoding ABC transporter permease, coding for MDIIISSVSQGFLWSIMAIGVYLTYRILDVADLTAEASFPLGAAISASQIVSGTSPLIATIMGLGGGVLAGLVSGLLHTKLKIPALLAGILTMTGLYSVNLRIMGQANVSLLGKKTVMRIFNDLGMTNQIATLVVGVIASLIVILFLFLFFRTAIGLAIHATGNNIAMSEANGINTDNMKIIGYMISNGLIALSGALMAQSNGYADISMGIGTIVIGLASVIISEVLFKDVSFVKRLFLIILGSIIYRFIISLVLYLGVAPTDLKLFSAIVLTICLSSPLIKNKFNKKKHL
- a CDS encoding ABC transporter substrate-binding protein, with product MKKNVLKGLVGLAAIGLLVGCGNKDNGSNEGIQKVGILQYMEHKSLDKAREGFIAELKDAGYEEGKNIDIDSLNSQGDQANLKSMSEKLVKEKSDVILTIATPAAISVATETTGIPIIFTAVTDAVSAGLVESNEKPGKNITGTSDMVPIDKQTNLLLSIVPDAKTIGIIYNSSEENSVIQAKLAKEAIEKKGVKVKESTVTSTNDVQQVMTALAGEVDGVYIPTDNTLANTMSTVGEIAKNKKLPIVTGAAEDVKVGALATYGIDYEKLGRQTGKLAVKILKGDATPADLAVETSTDLELVVNKDMAKALGIDPSTIK
- a CDS encoding carboxymuconolactone decarboxylase family protein; this encodes MLIEKELASFSERYKRLYYAFRNIPNWRRSLKKGVLSEHFNSRIMLAVTEVNGCTVCSYGHTTMALESGMSQSEINELLGGGMTEVPLDEQMAILFAQHVADNRGKVSIKSWDNLVKEYGIALSEAILSSTQIILMGNTFGIPIGSFLSRITTKEAFKKDNRSTTYYELGVILSLIGMLPVAFIHSIIAGVVKLPLADCY
- a CDS encoding YxeA family protein; its protein translation is MTYYKKGITFLILIAIIATPMYLYHKYQGGIYYYTKITKEPSNTEDALDDRGIKQGSIYTYSLSSVDDKGNEKDITFDAYKDKPLKENAYLKIKVNDIKGVLNWEEVQKENIPIKAKEKLN
- a CDS encoding RluA family pseudouridine synthase encodes the protein MKKKTKSKHIKPKSFQSTRFTVEQDDELLPFLLTHINKSRNAVKSILTRGQVEVNNTPTTKHNYKLTSGDVVSIQSNESLMKEKALIGLTVVYEDDDIIVIDKEEGLLSVATDKGNEPTAHNQLMGYVKRDHPKNRVFIVHRLDKDTSGIMLFAKKESVKRALQDSWKESVKERIYTALVEGKVKKENGTITSWLTESKTFKVYSSPHDNGGKKAITHYKVTRQNNDYSLLEVSLETGRKNQIRVHMQSIGHPIVGDKKYGATSNPLKRLGLHATTLVFNHPTTGKKMVFKSKIPRSFIKKTQVSK
- a CDS encoding lactonase family protein translates to MSDVEKFLLGSYTRRISEGIYEISLDTKKKELVHLNHLIKEDNPTYLDVSNKGILYSVAKEENLGGVASYKTKGNGEYTLINRVMVEGAPPCYVAVDNKRQVVYGANYHQGILYSYTIDENGAVSLADKIQDTGNGPHENQDGPHVHYADLTPDNRLVVCDLGNDTVYTYDVDNNGKLTEIAKFIASPGTGPRHLVFHPNKSIAYLFGELSSDVIVLDYDPSTGSFKSLQTISTLPETHTDFNSGAAIRISKDGKFLYASNRGHNSLVVYEVSKDGKTLNTLQWISVEGDFPRDFNLSKNDDFIIVANQNSDNLTLFERNKETGLLTLLQKDVFAPEVVCVKNK